The following proteins are co-located in the Macadamia integrifolia cultivar HAES 741 chromosome 3, SCU_Mint_v3, whole genome shotgun sequence genome:
- the LOC122073101 gene encoding E3 ubiquitin-protein ligase RNF185-like produces the protein MASGFGESASRPPQSPSCSGSGSNDAGHFECNICFELAQDPIVTLCGHLFCWPCLYKWLHIHSHSQECPVCKALVQEEKLVPLYGRGKTPSDPRSKSIPGVNIPNRPAGQRPETAPPPDTNHFPQHGLGFMGFPPMATARFGNFTLSAAFGGLIPSLFNLQVHGIPDATVYGAAAGFPYGFANSFHGAHPHGFTQPTTQGQQADSYLKALLSLVGFLVILALIWS, from the coding sequence ATGGCAAGTGGATTTGGGGAATCAGCAAGCAGGCCGCCCCAAAGCCCTTCTTGTTCAGGCAGTGGTAGTAACGATGCTGGTCACTTTGAGTGCAATATCTGCTTCGAATTGGCGCAGGATCCAATTGTGACTTTGTGCGGTCACCTTTTCTGTTGGCCTTGCCTTTACAAGTGGCTCCACATTCACTCGCATTCTCAGGAGTGCCCAGTTTGTAAGGCTCTTGTACAGGAGGAGAAATTGGTTCCTCTTTATGGCAGGGGAAAGACACCCAGTGATCCAAGATCTAAATCAATTCCTGGAGTTAATATTCCCAATCGTCCAGCTGGGCAGAGGCCGGAAACTGCTCCACCACCAGACACTAACCATTTCCCACAGCATGGGCTTGGCTTCATGGGGTTCCCTCCAATGGCAACTGCGAGGTTTGGGAACTTCACACTCTCTGCAGCATTTGGTGGTCTGATTCCATCCCTGTTTAATCTTCAGGTGCATGGGATCCCTGATGCAACCGTTTATGGAGCTGCTGCGGGTTTTCCCTATGGATTTGCTAATTCATTCCATGGGGCTCATCCCCATGGGTTCACTCAACCCACAACTCAAGGACAACAGGCTGATTCCTATTTGAAGGCGCTGCTTTCTCTGGTTGGTTTCTTGGTGATCCTTGCTCTAATTTGGTCGTAG